The Sphaerospermopsis torques-reginae ITEP-024 genome has a window encoding:
- a CDS encoding non-ribosomal peptide synthetase yields MTMTQNQQVVSLMLRLQNMGCRIWAEDDKLRIRTSKNALTAELKQEIQNNKADILAFLKAAKKQVVATQSIPKLSPDSPKLLSFAQQRLWLLAQLQGSSAAYNMPIALQLNGDLNIDALRSSLAYLLNRHESLRMYFPTVAGEPQVALGTGDWGLVTGDWEEVGEKFLQFSNIQDLIDAYAQEPFDLNTGPLFKTKLLQLQDQKYILLINMHHIISDGWSMGVFVRELQQAYTAYSQGKIPNLAPLPIQYSDYAAWQRQWLQGEILEKQINYWKNQLGDFSPLLELPTDYPRPAQQSYKGDRYIYSFTPELTTAVNAFSQQQGVSLYMTLLATLSILLSRYSRQNDLCIGSPIANRTHSQTEGLIGFFVNTLVMRQQIKPEQSFIEFLQQTRQTCLDAYAHQDVAFDVLVEKLHPERSMSYNPLFQVMLALENNQNPDFDLAGLDMELLGVKSAIAKFDLTLLITESDNQLNCSWEYATDLFARCTIQRMAEHFAVLLKGIIDHPQQPIYTLPLMTGEELLKLQRSNQTQTDYFQDKTFVDLFAEQVLKNPHNIAVVFESHVQGNREQGTGNSKELNTLTYQQLNAKAEQLADYLIENYQVHPDTLIGISVERSLEMIIGFLGIMKAGGAYVPIDPNYPQERIELMLEDSGISVLLTQSFVVDKLPLDSLANPIEFVYLDEELDKYPSPIVNCQLSTVNYNNLAYVIYTSGSTGKPKGVMIEHGGLVNLILAVDEILQIQPQSRVLQFANFSFDASIWEIAPTLSAGACLYLTKKENLLPSQELIDFLTEYKITHVTLPPSVLSLLPHATLPDLQILITGGEVCPKELVTRWAKGRSFFNGYGPTESTICTSIALCQPNGKKPLIGKPLSNLRIYILDAHNQPLPPGIPGELCIAGVGLARGYLHRPELTAEKFIEVELFGEVERIYKTGDLARWKDDGNLEYLGRIDEQVKLRGFRIELGEIESLLLQHPLVKEAVVTLYQTDSNQSLIAYVTGIDPDFGSNLKKYLKSSLPDYMIPAQIVVLEQLPLTPNGKIDKKALPIPNVGIAGLYVAPRNKVEAQLAQLWSTVLEHQEIGIHDNFFDLGGHSLLVIKLLNNIQEMFGQKLTLSSLFQNPTIAQLAEQISNKESNKEVQKAHPDVLLFQPQGNANPLFVVPGANGHGFYFQDLAINLENHPVYSLETPGRNGIGKVPDSVELHGSQLIDLLSQKQPQGPYILAGYSSGCAVAFEMACQLEKQGKKVELLAILDAGLVTHPEYLIKRTDIDWIWQLLQRAETVKGVSLGLEYTDLAAQSDDQARWDLAAEFLYKKNVLPEYSSLDLLKTNMQVMKQLTINYANYRPSHQISAPIVLFRAEEVYDIVLQEIRAISNYDLPDWGWQAYTTNPVKVISVPGNHGRMLYEPNVKTLASHLRLMMI; encoded by the coding sequence ATGACCATGACACAAAATCAACAAGTAGTTTCATTAATGCTTCGTTTGCAAAATATGGGCTGCCGAATTTGGGCAGAAGATGATAAATTACGGATTCGTACTAGCAAAAATGCCCTAACGGCGGAACTCAAGCAGGAAATTCAAAACAATAAAGCAGATATTCTCGCATTTTTGAAAGCTGCTAAAAAACAAGTTGTTGCTACACAGTCTATTCCTAAATTAAGTCCTGACTCTCCCAAGCTGCTGTCCTTTGCTCAACAACGCCTCTGGCTATTGGCGCAACTCCAAGGGTCATCAGCGGCTTATAATATGCCGATCGCTCTCCAATTAAACGGCGATCTGAATATTGATGCTCTGCGCTCTAGTTTGGCTTATTTATTGAATCGCCATGAGAGTCTGAGGATGTATTTTCCTACGGTGGCAGGAGAACCGCAAGTAGCTCTGGGGACCGGTGACTGGGGACTGGTGACTGGGGACTGGGAAGAAGTAGGGGAGAAATTTTTACAATTCTCAAATATCCAAGATTTAATTGATGCTTATGCACAAGAACCATTTGATTTAAATACTGGACCTTTGTTTAAAACTAAGCTGCTGCAATTACAGGATCAGAAATATATTTTGCTGATCAATATGCACCACATTATCAGTGATGGCTGGTCAATGGGTGTATTTGTGCGGGAGTTACAGCAAGCTTATACTGCTTATTCTCAAGGTAAAATCCCAAATCTTGCACCCTTACCGATTCAATACAGTGATTATGCAGCTTGGCAACGTCAATGGTTACAAGGGGAGATATTAGAAAAGCAAATTAATTACTGGAAAAATCAACTAGGTGATTTTTCTCCATTACTAGAATTACCAACAGATTATCCCCGTCCAGCACAACAAAGTTATAAAGGCGATCGCTATATTTATTCTTTTACACCAGAATTAACTACTGCTGTTAATGCTTTTAGTCAACAGCAAGGTGTAAGTTTATATATGACTTTGTTGGCTACTTTGAGTATTTTACTATCTCGTTATAGTCGCCAAAATGATTTGTGTATTGGTTCTCCCATTGCTAACCGTACCCATAGCCAAACTGAAGGATTAATTGGCTTTTTTGTGAATACTTTGGTCATGCGTCAGCAAATTAAACCAGAGCAAAGTTTTATTGAGTTTTTACAACAAACTCGCCAAACTTGTTTAGATGCTTATGCTCATCAAGACGTTGCCTTTGATGTTCTGGTAGAAAAATTACATCCAGAACGCAGTATGAGTTATAATCCTTTATTTCAGGTAATGTTGGCACTAGAAAATAATCAAAATCCAGACTTTGATTTAGCTGGGTTAGACATGGAATTGTTGGGAGTCAAGAGTGCGATCGCTAAGTTTGATTTAACGCTGTTGATAACCGAGTCTGACAACCAATTAAACTGCTCTTGGGAATATGCTACAGACTTATTTGCACGGTGTACTATCCAACGGATGGCGGAACATTTTGCAGTGCTGCTGAAGGGAATTATTGATCATCCTCAACAACCGATTTATACTCTACCTTTGATGACAGGAGAAGAACTGCTAAAACTACAACGCTCGAATCAAACTCAAACCGATTATTTTCAAGATAAAACTTTTGTTGATTTATTTGCAGAACAAGTTCTCAAAAATCCTCATAATATTGCTGTAGTTTTTGAATCTCATGTACAAGGCAACAGGGAACAGGGAACAGGGAACAGTAAAGAATTAAACACTTTAACTTATCAACAATTAAATGCAAAAGCCGAGCAATTAGCTGATTATTTAATTGAAAATTATCAAGTTCACCCAGATACTTTAATTGGTATTTCTGTGGAACGTTCTTTAGAAATGATCATTGGTTTCTTGGGTATCATGAAAGCTGGTGGTGCTTATGTACCGATTGATCCTAATTATCCCCAAGAACGGATTGAGTTGATGTTAGAAGATTCGGGAATATCGGTTTTATTAACTCAAAGTTTTGTAGTAGATAAATTACCTTTAGATAGTTTAGCAAATCCTATTGAATTTGTTTATTTAGATGAAGAACTAGACAAGTACCCATCACCAATTGTCAATTGTCAATTATCAACTGTCAATTACAATAATTTAGCTTATGTTATTTATACTTCTGGTTCAACGGGAAAACCCAAGGGGGTAATGATTGAACATGGTGGACTGGTAAATTTAATTTTGGCAGTTGATGAAATTTTGCAAATTCAACCCCAAAGTCGTGTACTACAGTTTGCTAATTTCAGTTTTGATGCTTCCATTTGGGAAATTGCTCCTACCCTTTCCGCAGGTGCTTGTTTATATCTCACAAAAAAAGAAAATCTGTTACCTAGTCAAGAACTGATTGACTTTTTAACTGAATATAAAATTACTCATGTTACCTTACCACCTTCAGTTTTATCTTTGTTACCCCACGCAACCTTACCTGATTTGCAAATTTTAATTACTGGTGGTGAAGTTTGCCCCAAAGAATTAGTTACCCGATGGGCAAAAGGAAGAAGTTTTTTTAATGGTTACGGACCAACGGAATCTACAATTTGTACTAGCATCGCTCTTTGTCAACCCAATGGTAAAAAACCACTTATTGGTAAACCATTATCTAATCTCCGCATCTATATTTTAGATGCACATAATCAACCATTACCTCCTGGTATTCCTGGAGAATTGTGTATTGCTGGTGTTGGTTTAGCGCGGGGTTATCTCCATCGTCCTGAATTAACCGCCGAAAAGTTTATTGAAGTAGAATTATTCGGGGAAGTTGAGCGAATTTATAAAACTGGTGATTTAGCAAGATGGAAAGATGATGGCAATTTGGAATATTTGGGGCGCATTGACGAGCAGGTAAAATTACGGGGTTTTAGAATTGAACTGGGTGAAATTGAATCACTTTTATTACAGCATCCATTAGTTAAAGAAGCTGTTGTCACTTTATATCAAACTGATAGTAATCAAAGTTTAATTGCTTATGTAACGGGAATTGATCCTGATTTTGGCAGTAATTTGAAAAAATATCTCAAATCCAGTTTACCTGATTACATGATTCCGGCTCAAATTGTTGTTTTGGAGCAGTTACCTTTAACTCCCAATGGCAAAATTGACAAGAAAGCTTTACCTATTCCTAATGTGGGAATTGCTGGTTTATATGTAGCTCCACGTAACAAAGTTGAAGCACAATTAGCACAATTATGGTCTACTGTTCTTGAACATCAAGAAATTGGCATTCATGATAACTTTTTTGACTTAGGTGGACATTCTTTATTGGTGATAAAATTGCTCAATAATATTCAAGAAATGTTTGGGCAAAAATTGACTTTGAGCAGTTTATTTCAAAATCCTACTATTGCTCAACTAGCAGAACAAATTAGTAATAAAGAGAGTAATAAAGAGGTACAAAAAGCCCATCCTGATGTGCTGTTATTTCAACCCCAAGGAAATGCAAATCCTCTGTTTGTTGTACCAGGAGCAAATGGACATGGTTTCTATTTTCAAGATTTGGCTATCAACTTAGAAAATCATCCAGTTTATAGCCTCGAAACTCCAGGCAGAAATGGCATTGGTAAAGTTCCCGATTCAGTAGAACTGCATGGCAGTCAACTAATTGATTTATTAAGTCAAAAACAACCTCAAGGACCATATATACTGGCAGGATATTCATCAGGTTGTGCCGTTGCTTTTGAAATGGCTTGTCAACTGGAAAAACAAGGTAAAAAAGTAGAATTACTGGCTATTTTAGACGCTGGTTTAGTTACTCACCCTGAATATTTAATTAAGAGAACAGATATTGATTGGATTTGGCAATTACTCCAACGAGCGGAAACTGTCAAGGGAGTTTCTTTAGGTTTAGAATACACTGATTTAGCGGCTCAAAGTGATGATCAAGCTCGTTGGGATTTAGCAGCAGAGTTTTTATATAAAAAGAATGTTCTACCAGAATACTCCAGCCTTGATTTACTCAAAACCAATATGCAGGTAATGAAACAACTAACAATTAATTATGCAAATTATCGGCCTTCTCATCAAATTTCTGCGCCCATTGTTTTATTCCGTGCCGAAGAAGTTTATGACATTGTTTTACAAGAAATCCGAGCTATTTCTAATTACGATTTACCGGACTGGGGATGGCAAGCTTACACAACAAACCCTGTGAAGGTAATATCTGTACCTGGAAATCACGGACGGATGCTTTATGAACCGAATGTCAAAACCTTAGCCTCACACTTACGGCTGATGATGATTTAA
- a CDS encoding microviridin/marinostatin family tricyclic proteinase inhibitor: MTTATLTNIEAVPFFARFLAAEEEPPENPPTPQPEEQPLPPPIFTFKWPSDWEDC, encoded by the coding sequence ATGACAACAGCAACATTAACAAATATTGAAGCAGTGCCATTTTTCGCTCGCTTTTTGGCAGCAGAAGAAGAACCACCAGAAAACCCACCAACACCACAACCAGAAGAACAGCCATTACCTCCTCCAATATTTACTTTCAAGTGGCCTTCTGATTGGGAAGATTGCTAA
- a CDS encoding 2-isopropylmalate synthase: MKTLPIKISDETLRDGEQQVGIFFSLPTKHKLAHLIAQTGVSGFAIMPSVCEQESELAKTLISDGLTHLITASTMMGKEFIDQAKNYGVKRIILFHAVSDRLLFLRNPHVRLMSEYQGKTIDDDIPSHIINKIRQDALDVIVENLRYATQVAGLRVEFAAEDASRADFDFLVQCIRSCGPYIEHFLLCDTVGVLSPEKSYIWINDLLQSTTGVELGVHYHNDIGLALENTLQSVIAGATIVSGTFCGIGERAGNVALEQVLNGLRVRFGIEVEGINYDAVEVVTNYIEQMGISPAHPYSQTAQSHQSGIHVNSLFRDPLSYAIFPHNDVNIVFGKWSGVSNFQYLFEKQLQNPQSRQKYEKMRAVIKSMATGQERYFTASEVLKLWKDGIFE, translated from the coding sequence ATGAAAACTCTGCCAATCAAAATTTCTGATGAAACCCTGCGGGATGGAGAACAACAAGTTGGTATTTTTTTCTCTCTACCAACCAAACACAAACTTGCTCATCTGATTGCACAAACAGGAGTCAGTGGATTTGCCATCATGCCGAGTGTTTGTGAGCAAGAATCAGAGCTTGCCAAAACATTAATATCAGATGGATTAACTCATCTGATTACTGCTTCTACGATGATGGGAAAAGAGTTCATTGATCAGGCGAAAAACTATGGAGTTAAGCGGATCATTCTCTTCCATGCTGTTTCTGATCGCTTGCTGTTTTTACGCAATCCCCATGTCCGTTTGATGAGCGAATACCAAGGCAAAACCATTGATGACGATATCCCATCTCACATCATCAATAAGATTCGTCAAGATGCGCTTGATGTGATTGTGGAAAATCTGCGCTATGCCACACAAGTTGCAGGACTAAGAGTAGAATTTGCGGCTGAGGATGCTTCTAGAGCAGATTTCGACTTTTTAGTACAGTGTATCCGTTCATGCGGTCCTTATATTGAACACTTCCTACTGTGTGATACGGTGGGGGTTCTGAGTCCAGAAAAGAGCTATATCTGGATCAATGATTTATTGCAATCCACTACAGGGGTAGAATTAGGGGTACACTACCACAATGACATAGGGTTAGCTTTAGAAAATACTCTCCAGTCCGTGATAGCAGGGGCGACTATAGTATCAGGAACATTTTGTGGTATAGGAGAGCGAGCCGGAAATGTTGCTCTAGAGCAAGTGTTAAATGGGTTGCGTGTCCGTTTTGGTATTGAAGTGGAGGGTATAAACTATGATGCTGTTGAGGTAGTCACCAATTATATTGAGCAAATGGGGATTAGTCCTGCACACCCCTATTCTCAAACTGCACAAAGTCACCAATCAGGTATTCATGTCAACTCTCTGTTTCGTGATCCCCTGAGCTATGCTATATTTCCCCACAACGATGTAAATATTGTCTTTGGTAAATGGAGCGGAGTCAGTAATTTTCAATATCTCTTTGAAAAACAACTGCAAAACCCTCAATCCAGACAAAAGTATGAGAAAATGCGTGCCGTCATCAAATCTATGGCTACAGGACAAGAACGCTATTTTACAGCCAGCGAAGTCTTAAAACTCTGGAAAGATGGTATCTTTGAATAG